The following coding sequences are from one Paenibacillus sp. FSL R5-0912 window:
- the panD gene encoding aspartate 1-decarboxylase: protein MFRHMMKSKIHRATVTEANLNYVGSITIDENLMEAADLLENEKVQIVDNNNGSRLETYVIPGPRGSGVICLNGAAARLVQPGDTVIIISYAMLSSEELADHKPTVVFVDADNQPVKLADHEIHATIA, encoded by the coding sequence TTGTTTAGACATATGATGAAATCCAAAATTCACCGTGCTACCGTCACCGAAGCCAATTTGAATTATGTCGGCAGCATTACCATAGATGAGAATCTGATGGAAGCCGCGGATTTGCTGGAGAACGAGAAAGTGCAAATCGTGGATAACAACAATGGTTCCCGGCTGGAAACCTATGTAATCCCGGGCCCGCGCGGCAGCGGCGTTATTTGTCTGAACGGTGCAGCCGCTCGCCTCGTGCAGCCGGGGGATACCGTTATCATCATTTCCTACGCGATGCTGTCATCCGAAGAATTGGCGGACCATAAGCCGACTGTTGTATTTGTAGATGCCGACAATCAGCCGGTGAAGCTGGCGGATCATGAGATTCACGCGACGATTGCCTAA
- the panC gene encoding pantoate--beta-alanine ligase has product MRVVRTIAQMREALEYMRQGGHGPVGFVPTMGYLHEGHASLLRAAGEKSGTVVMSIFVNPLQFGPNEDFASYPRDEQRDLALAEREGADIVFIPSVEEMYPQPIRTGVSVSSLTTQLCGASRPGHFDGVTTVVSKLFNIVQPDYAFFGLKDAQQVAVLRRMVADLNMNVEIIACPIVREEDGLALSSRNVYLSAEERRQALVLSRSLREVRQALEDGKVRTVNEAREMLVSVIAESPLAVIDYAEILTFPDLESLEGGSKLSAAGGEVIMALAVKFGRTRLIDNNVFIPKEAHALV; this is encoded by the coding sequence ATGAGAGTAGTCAGAACGATTGCACAGATGCGTGAAGCGCTGGAATATATGCGTCAAGGCGGCCATGGGCCGGTCGGTTTTGTACCTACCATGGGTTATCTGCATGAAGGCCATGCCAGCCTGCTGCGCGCAGCAGGTGAGAAGAGCGGCACAGTGGTGATGAGTATATTTGTCAATCCGCTGCAGTTTGGCCCTAATGAGGATTTCGCTTCCTATCCCCGCGATGAGCAGCGTGATCTGGCGCTTGCTGAACGCGAGGGTGCGGATATTGTATTTATACCTAGTGTCGAGGAAATGTATCCCCAGCCGATCCGCACGGGAGTATCGGTATCTTCACTTACTACACAGCTCTGCGGAGCTTCGCGTCCGGGACATTTTGACGGAGTGACTACGGTGGTCAGCAAGCTGTTCAATATTGTACAGCCGGATTATGCCTTCTTCGGGTTGAAGGATGCCCAGCAGGTAGCTGTTCTCCGCCGGATGGTAGCGGACCTGAATATGAATGTTGAAATTATCGCCTGCCCGATCGTGCGGGAAGAAGACGGACTGGCTCTCAGTTCACGCAATGTATATCTGAGCGCTGAAGAACGCAGACAGGCACTGGTGTTGTCCCGTTCCCTGCGCGAAGTCCGCCAGGCATTGGAAGACGGCAAGGTGAGAACAGTGAATGAGGCGCGGGAGATGCTGGTTTCGGTTATTGCTGAATCCCCGCTTGCGGTCATCGATTACGCGGAAATCCTGACTTTCCCGGATCTGGAGAGCCTGGAAGGCGGCAGTAAGCTGAGTGCTGCCGGCGGAGAGGTGATTATGGCACTTGCTGTGAAATTTGGCAGAACCCGCCTGATCGACAATAATGTATTTATTCCCAAGGAGGCTCACGCTCTTGTTTAG
- the bshA gene encoding N-acetyl-alpha-D-glucosaminyl L-malate synthase BshA, translating into MDRLKIGITCYPSLGGSGVVATELGKLLAEKGHEVHFITHSIPFRLGTFQKNIFYHEVEVNDYYVFRYPPYDLALATKMAQVAKMQKLDLFHVHYAVPHAVCAFLAKQILGNDIKVVTTLHGTDITVLGQDESLKDLIRLGINESDAVTAVSQDLIKETRKALDITREIDLTYNFVDKRVYYPRDVTDLRGDFAAPDEKILMHISNFRPVKRVSDVVDVFAKVNKHLPSRLLLVGEGPDLPKIQAKISEMGLDDKVRFLGKQDEIAQVISLADLLLLPSEKESFGLVALEAMACGVPTIGSQTGGIPELIQHGKTGFLAPVGDTQAMADYAVQLLSDDAMAESFRCACLQRACHDFSRDMITNQYEDIYYRVLGRKVLGLDHIRG; encoded by the coding sequence ATGGACCGGCTTAAAATAGGCATCACTTGTTATCCGTCTCTTGGCGGCTCGGGCGTAGTGGCAACTGAACTGGGCAAGCTTTTGGCCGAGAAGGGCCACGAGGTCCACTTTATTACACACAGCATCCCGTTCCGGCTGGGAACGTTTCAAAAAAATATATTTTATCATGAGGTAGAGGTTAACGATTATTATGTGTTCCGTTACCCGCCTTATGATCTGGCGCTGGCGACCAAGATGGCTCAGGTAGCCAAGATGCAGAAGCTGGATCTGTTCCATGTGCATTATGCGGTGCCGCATGCCGTCTGTGCTTTTCTGGCCAAGCAGATCCTGGGCAACGACATAAAAGTGGTTACGACCCTGCACGGCACGGATATTACGGTACTGGGCCAGGATGAATCCCTGAAGGATCTGATCCGCCTGGGCATTAACGAGAGTGACGCGGTGACTGCCGTCTCCCAGGATCTCATCAAGGAGACTCGTAAGGCGCTTGATATTACACGGGAGATTGATCTGACCTATAATTTCGTGGACAAACGGGTGTATTATCCCCGTGATGTAACGGACCTGCGCGGCGACTTCGCTGCTCCGGATGAAAAAATCCTGATGCATATCAGCAACTTCCGTCCGGTTAAAAGGGTAAGTGATGTGGTGGATGTATTCGCGAAGGTGAATAAACATCTGCCTTCACGTCTTCTTCTGGTGGGGGAAGGGCCTGATCTGCCGAAGATCCAGGCCAAAATCAGCGAGATGGGCCTGGATGACAAAGTGCGGTTTCTGGGTAAGCAGGATGAAATTGCCCAGGTGATTTCACTGGCTGATCTGCTGCTGCTCCCTTCAGAGAAGGAGAGCTTCGGGCTCGTTGCCCTGGAGGCGATGGCTTGCGGCGTTCCGACCATCGGGTCCCAGACCGGCGGGATTCCAGAGCTGATTCAGCATGGCAAAACCGGATTCCTCGCGCCGGTCGGAGATACTCAGGCGATGGCTGACTATGCGGTTCAACTGCTCTCGGACGATGCGATGGCAGAAAGCTTCAGATGCGCCTGTCTGCAACGGGCCTGTCATGATTTCAGCAGAGATATGATTACGAATCAATATGAAGATATATATTACCGCGTGCTTGGACGCAAGGTACTCGGATTGGATCATATCCGGGGGTAA
- a CDS encoding CCA tRNA nucleotidyltransferase, whose amino-acid sequence MEWTMASSGMAEAAGTVITGLLAGGHEAYFVGGCLRDELLGRPVHDMDLTTSALPEAVMALFPRCVPTGLAHGTVTVLQNGYSFEVTTYRTESGYADHRRPEHVFFVSDVKEDLRRRDFTINAMCTGLNGVLIDPFGGERDLQLRRIRCVGQAEERFGEDALRMLRCVRFASVLDFAIAKNTWRGLMRQRDKLAHIAVERVRAEVERIVEGPHPQRGLALLLRSGLLPRGKAPFPWTGNDLAAAAARTAGLENLQDARLRWALLLHALGSSAAAADELLRAWTFPGTTRVSVVAVLRVREAWDAALSSVAPEAPGATEGLRRRWIAAVLAHGQSAAEGWLTLLAAAEDAAAGPVPAPDLAQGLAGAALASRAPGQASPSADAPARPAPGEASPSADAPARPAPGTASTQARLLRSWTAAMPLRSLAELAVTGHELAELLQKQPGPWLGVLLNKLLLAAAAGDTANDKQLLLQEAQRMDRDEE is encoded by the coding sequence ATGGAATGGACAATGGCATCATCCGGCATGGCGGAAGCCGCCGGCACCGTCATCACCGGTCTGCTGGCGGGCGGGCATGAAGCTTATTTCGTGGGCGGCTGCCTGCGCGATGAACTGCTGGGCAGACCGGTGCATGACATGGATCTGACCACCTCTGCTCTGCCGGAGGCGGTTATGGCCCTGTTTCCGCGCTGTGTTCCTACCGGGCTGGCTCATGGCACGGTAACTGTGCTGCAGAATGGTTATAGCTTTGAAGTTACGACGTACCGGACGGAGAGCGGCTATGCCGATCACCGCCGTCCGGAGCACGTCTTTTTTGTGAGTGATGTGAAGGAGGACCTCCGCCGCCGCGATTTCACGATCAACGCCATGTGCACCGGGCTTAATGGTGTGCTGATTGATCCCTTTGGCGGGGAGCGGGATCTGCAGCTCCGCCGTATCCGCTGTGTGGGCCAGGCGGAGGAACGCTTCGGCGAGGATGCGCTGCGGATGCTGCGCTGTGTGCGCTTCGCCTCCGTTCTTGATTTCGCTATCGCCAAGAATACGTGGCGCGGCCTGATGCGCCAGCGGGATAAGCTGGCGCATATTGCTGTGGAGCGGGTGCGCGCGGAGGTCGAGCGCATCGTAGAGGGCCCGCATCCGCAGCGCGGGCTGGCCCTCCTGCTGCGCAGCGGTCTGCTGCCGCGCGGCAAAGCGCCGTTCCCGTGGACCGGCAATGACCTGGCGGCAGCCGCCGCCCGTACAGCCGGTCTGGAGAACCTGCAGGACGCCCGCCTGCGGTGGGCGCTCCTGCTGCATGCCCTGGGCTCGTCCGCCGCTGCGGCGGATGAGCTCCTGCGGGCATGGACGTTCCCGGGGACGACGCGGGTAAGCGTCGTCGCCGTGCTGCGCGTCCGCGAAGCCTGGGACGCGGCGCTGTCTTCGGTGGCACCGGAGGCTCCGGGTGCCACCGAAGGCCTGCGGCGGCGGTGGATCGCCGCCGTGCTGGCCCATGGCCAGTCAGCCGCCGAAGGGTGGCTGACACTGCTTGCGGCGGCTGAGGATGCCGCCGCGGGGCCTGTCCCTGCGCCGGATCTGGCGCAGGGCTTAGCGGGCGCGGCGCTAGCCAGTCGTGCCCCCGGCCAAGCCAGCCCCTCCGCCGATGCGCCTGCCCGGCCAGCCCCCGGCGAAGCCAGCCCCTCCGCCGATGCGCCTGCCCGGCCAGCCCCCGGCACAGCCAGCACACAAGCCCGGCTTCTGCGCTCCTGGACCGCAGCTATGCCGCTCCGCAGTCTTGCGGAGCTGGCGGTGACGGGCCACGAGCTGGCAGAATTGCTGCAGAAGCAGCCCGGGCCATGGCTTGGCGTGCTGCTGAACAAGCTGCTGCTGGCAGCAGCTGCCGGCGACACTGCGAATGACAAACAATTATTGCTGCAGGAAGCACAAAGGATGGATAGAGATGAAGAGTGA
- the mgsA gene encoding methylglyoxal synthase has translation MLKIAFIAHDRKKDEMVNFVTAYEHVFEGHQLYSTGTTGQRIMEATKLVIHRYMSGPLGGDQQIGSMVATDELDLIIFLRDPLMAQPHEPDITALLRLCDVYGIPVATNIATAEILVKAIDRGDFGWRELVHKYKPGVDE, from the coding sequence ATGTTAAAAATCGCATTTATCGCACATGACCGCAAAAAAGATGAGATGGTGAATTTCGTAACCGCCTATGAGCATGTATTTGAAGGGCATCAGTTATATTCCACCGGAACGACCGGACAACGGATTATGGAAGCAACCAAACTTGTCATTCACCGCTATATGTCCGGCCCGCTGGGCGGAGATCAGCAGATTGGCTCCATGGTGGCGACGGATGAGCTTGATTTAATTATTTTCCTGCGTGATCCGCTGATGGCACAGCCGCATGAACCGGATATCACGGCGCTGCTCCGCCTGTGTGATGTATATGGAATCCCGGTGGCTACCAATATTGCCACAGCGGAAATTCTGGTAAAGGCAATCGACCGCGGAGATTTCGGCTGGCGCGAGCTGGTACATAAATACAAACCGGGTGTGGATGAATAA
- the bshB1 gene encoding bacillithiol biosynthesis deacetylase BshB1: MKLDILVFGAHADDAEIGMAGTIAKHTAAGFKVGMCDLTQAEMSSNGTVELRKLEAQQAADVLGAAVRTNLGLPDRGLYMTEHYLAAVTAEIRRYAPSIVFAPYWEDRHPDHIACSKLVEEAVFNAKLRKYMPDMPSIPEPQLYFYFINDLGRTDLIIDVSEQYPLKEQALSCYRSQFGILPGEDAVKTPLTEGYIERVRSRDMLLGQRRLIPYAEGFASKVPHTVDYFRVAGK, from the coding sequence ATGAAACTCGACATTCTGGTATTCGGTGCTCATGCCGATGATGCGGAGATCGGCATGGCGGGAACCATCGCCAAACATACGGCTGCCGGCTTCAAAGTGGGGATGTGTGATCTGACACAGGCGGAAATGTCTTCGAACGGTACGGTGGAGCTCCGTAAACTTGAGGCTCAGCAGGCTGCAGACGTGTTGGGGGCTGCGGTGCGTACGAACCTGGGACTTCCTGACAGGGGGCTCTATATGACAGAGCACTATCTGGCGGCAGTGACTGCGGAAATCCGCCGCTATGCCCCTTCCATAGTGTTCGCCCCTTACTGGGAGGACAGGCACCCGGATCATATCGCCTGCAGCAAGCTGGTGGAAGAAGCCGTATTTAACGCCAAGCTGCGTAAGTATATGCCGGACATGCCTTCTATCCCTGAACCGCAATTATATTTCTACTTCATTAACGATCTGGGCCGTACCGATCTGATTATCGATGTATCGGAACAATATCCGCTCAAAGAGCAGGCGTTGTCCTGCTACCGGTCGCAATTTGGCATACTCCCTGGTGAGGATGCTGTGAAGACCCCTTTGACAGAAGGGTATATCGAGCGCGTCCGTTCGAGAGATATGCTGCTCGGACAGCGGAGGCTCATTCCTTATGCAGAAGGGTTCGCCAGCAAGGTGCCGCATACGGTGGATTACTTCCGTGTTGCCGGTAAATAA
- the panB gene encoding 3-methyl-2-oxobutanoate hydroxymethyltransferase — MAEKHPLNIIKMKKMKTEGVPLSMLTAYDYPSALLAEEAGVDLILVGDSLGNVVLGYDTTLPVTIDDMVYHTRSVKRGAQNTFIIADMPFMTYHGSVDETLRGVRRLMQEGQAHAVKMEGGLEICNAVSAVVAAGVPVLGHIGLTPQSVNMIGGYRIQGKDAKDAQRLIDEAKALEAAGAFGIVLELVTEEVAAAISKAISIPTIGIGAGRYCDGQVLVFHDVLRYASPYREKRFVKTYADVGSLIREGISSYVREVKDRSFPAEEHVFNADETVLESLYGGTGKGAK, encoded by the coding sequence ATGGCTGAGAAACATCCGCTGAATATTATCAAAATGAAAAAAATGAAAACGGAAGGTGTGCCGCTGAGCATGCTGACCGCTTATGACTATCCATCAGCCCTGCTCGCCGAGGAGGCAGGTGTCGACCTGATTCTGGTAGGCGACTCGCTCGGGAATGTCGTGCTTGGTTACGATACCACCCTGCCGGTTACCATAGACGATATGGTCTACCATACCCGTTCGGTGAAGCGCGGGGCGCAGAACACATTTATCATCGCGGATATGCCTTTTATGACCTATCACGGAAGTGTGGATGAGACCTTGCGCGGGGTGCGCAGGCTGATGCAGGAAGGCCAGGCCCATGCCGTCAAAATGGAAGGCGGCCTTGAAATCTGCAATGCGGTCTCCGCTGTAGTTGCCGCCGGCGTGCCTGTTCTCGGACATATCGGCTTGACTCCGCAATCGGTGAATATGATCGGCGGCTACCGGATCCAGGGCAAGGATGCCAAGGATGCACAGCGGCTGATCGATGAAGCGAAGGCGCTTGAAGCTGCCGGAGCCTTCGGTATCGTGCTTGAACTGGTGACGGAAGAAGTGGCCGCAGCCATCTCCAAAGCAATCAGTATTCCGACCATCGGTATTGGCGCTGGCCGCTATTGTGACGGTCAGGTCCTGGTCTTCCATGATGTGCTGCGCTATGCCTCCCCTTACCGGGAGAAACGGTTTGTCAAAACCTATGCCGATGTCGGCAGTCTGATCCGTGAAGGCATCAGCAGCTATGTACGGGAAGTGAAAGACCGCTCCTTCCCGGCAGAGGAACATGTGTTTAATGCGGATGAAACGGTACTGGAATCCCTATACGGCGGTACCGGCAAAGGAGCGAAATAA
- the dinG gene encoding ATP-dependent DNA helicase DinG, protein MKFAVLDFETTGTQSVGEIIQVGLAIIEEDRSISRVYGSYVKPGAPIPPFITGLTGITDSDVQDAPELDEMMMELVPLLDDVVLVGHNVAFDFHFLQNALDRCGYLPFQGRILDTIDFLKICFPSLTTYQLGSVSSHFGLTHERPHQADSDALATALVLLKCLEELDSLPLLTIQRLNELFADEDSDLAWYFDGLLREREMETFQPEGELTFYRQLALAVGDWAELAPPREEGSDNPLQNITFREYMEEVTKRLKDTLPQYESREAQELMIQEVMTALDQDKHLLIEAGTGTGKSLGYLLPAIYHSVRSNQKVMVSTHTINLQDQLRERDIPLLTSVVPFPFKAAIFKGRGHYLCLRKFEHRMNKRDFTSPREEALTAAQMMVWLTQTETGDDEELNLSGRGGDFWETVASDTDSCLGRSCPWFRKCYYHRAKHEAGISDVVVTNHSKLFADVKAGHQLLPAYEHLVIDEAHHLEDIAGKHLGMQMKYFTVAHTLTRLYKDSRSGQLPALRQTLQSSGSEQASEWSGVIDRIYPDLLTVKESWDTLSDKLFGLLPERSDAGAGEAGQLVVRLQPGKKPKEWEELAALENTLHLSLSDIIRKGDKMLSEMRDTDSQSSSDSLVTDIGGLFKDLASIREQIRFFMGLNDENIVYWLEGSGNYRGKSLQMYAVPVDVSTQLRELFFDKKKSIILTSATLSVDKSFQFMIDNLGLGEAAEQGRLQTALLPSPFKYREQALLVIPRDFPSVKGSIGDARFVDTLVHSLAETAVATRGRMLVLFTSYKMLRQVYDPLKEALTSQDIAVLGQGVEGGSRSKLIRRFQDSSASVLLGTSSFWEGVDIPGDALTCLAIVRLPFQPPNHPLAEAKSELLQAQKKNPFMKLSVPQAVIRFKQGFGRLVRTAQDRGIVIVYDTRVIESYYGKYFLYSLPGPKMEHMLTDQIVPRIAEWLEDGGV, encoded by the coding sequence ATGAAATTTGCCGTGCTTGATTTTGAAACTACGGGAACCCAATCTGTGGGAGAGATCATCCAGGTTGGCCTTGCCATTATAGAGGAAGACAGGTCCATCTCCCGGGTGTATGGTTCCTATGTCAAGCCCGGAGCACCCATTCCTCCTTTTATTACGGGCTTGACCGGAATTACAGACAGTGATGTGCAGGATGCGCCGGAACTTGATGAGATGATGATGGAACTGGTGCCGCTGCTCGATGATGTTGTGCTGGTTGGACATAATGTGGCGTTTGATTTTCATTTCTTGCAGAATGCGCTGGACCGCTGTGGTTATTTGCCGTTTCAGGGCCGGATTCTGGATACGATCGATTTTCTCAAAATATGCTTTCCCTCGCTGACTACCTATCAGCTTGGGTCCGTGAGCAGCCATTTCGGCCTTACGCATGAGCGTCCCCATCAGGCGGACAGTGATGCCCTCGCGACTGCGCTTGTGCTGCTGAAATGTCTGGAGGAGCTGGACAGCCTGCCTCTCCTGACCATCCAGCGGCTTAATGAGCTATTCGCCGATGAAGATAGTGACCTGGCCTGGTATTTCGACGGTCTGCTGCGTGAGCGCGAAATGGAGACCTTCCAGCCGGAAGGGGAGCTGACCTTCTACCGCCAGCTGGCCCTTGCTGTAGGCGACTGGGCAGAGCTGGCTCCTCCCCGGGAGGAAGGATCTGACAACCCTCTGCAGAATATTACCTTCAGGGAGTATATGGAAGAGGTAACCAAGCGCCTGAAGGATACCTTGCCGCAGTATGAGAGCCGTGAAGCCCAGGAACTGATGATCCAGGAGGTCATGACGGCGCTTGATCAGGATAAGCATCTGCTGATTGAAGCAGGAACCGGCACCGGCAAATCGCTGGGCTATCTCCTTCCAGCCATATATCACAGTGTGCGCAGTAATCAGAAGGTCATGGTCAGCACGCATACGATCAATCTTCAGGATCAGCTGCGTGAGCGCGACATCCCTCTTTTGACGAGTGTTGTGCCCTTCCCGTTCAAGGCAGCGATCTTTAAGGGGAGAGGTCACTATCTGTGTCTCCGCAAGTTTGAACATAGAATGAATAAAAGGGACTTCACAAGTCCCAGGGAAGAAGCGCTTACGGCCGCCCAGATGATGGTCTGGCTGACCCAGACGGAGACTGGCGATGATGAAGAGCTGAACTTAAGCGGACGCGGCGGTGATTTCTGGGAGACCGTAGCCAGTGATACCGACTCTTGTCTGGGACGCTCATGCCCATGGTTCCGGAAATGTTATTATCACCGGGCCAAGCATGAAGCCGGTATTTCCGATGTGGTGGTGACCAACCACTCCAAGTTATTCGCAGATGTTAAGGCCGGGCATCAGCTGCTTCCGGCTTACGAGCATCTCGTAATTGATGAGGCTCATCATCTGGAGGACATTGCCGGCAAACATCTCGGAATGCAGATGAAATATTTTACCGTGGCGCATACGCTCACCCGTCTGTACAAGGACAGCCGGAGCGGACAGCTGCCGGCCTTGCGCCAGACCCTGCAATCGTCCGGCAGTGAGCAGGCTTCGGAATGGAGCGGCGTTATCGACCGGATCTATCCGGATCTGCTTACTGTCAAGGAGTCCTGGGATACGCTCAGCGACAAGCTCTTCGGCTTGCTGCCTGAACGCAGCGATGCCGGAGCCGGTGAAGCCGGCCAACTGGTCGTACGCCTGCAGCCGGGCAAGAAGCCCAAAGAGTGGGAGGAGCTGGCCGCTCTGGAGAATACACTCCATCTCAGCTTGAGCGATATCATCCGCAAGGGTGATAAAATGCTCAGTGAGATGCGTGATACGGACAGTCAGTCCTCTTCGGACAGTCTTGTGACGGATATCGGCGGGTTGTTCAAGGACCTGGCCTCCATCCGGGAGCAGATCCGTTTCTTTATGGGACTGAATGACGAGAATATCGTGTACTGGCTGGAGGGGAGCGGCAATTACCGCGGCAAGTCGCTGCAGATGTATGCCGTTCCGGTGGATGTGAGCACTCAGCTCAGGGAACTGTTCTTCGATAAGAAGAAGAGTATCATCCTGACATCGGCTACCTTGTCTGTGGATAAGTCATTCCAGTTCATGATCGATAATCTCGGTCTTGGTGAGGCTGCAGAGCAGGGACGTCTACAGACAGCTCTGCTTCCGTCACCGTTCAAATACCGTGAGCAGGCACTGCTTGTCATTCCACGTGACTTCCCTAGTGTCAAGGGAAGCATTGGGGATGCCCGCTTTGTGGACACACTGGTTCATTCTCTGGCAGAAACTGCTGTGGCTACCCGCGGGCGGATGCTGGTGCTGTTCACCTCCTACAAGATGCTGCGCCAGGTCTATGATCCGCTCAAAGAAGCCCTGACTTCGCAGGATATCGCTGTGCTTGGACAAGGCGTAGAAGGCGGTAGCCGGAGCAAGCTGATCCGTCGGTTCCAGGACAGCTCGGCGTCAGTCTTACTGGGGACGAGCAGCTTCTGGGAAGGTGTAGACATTCCCGGGGATGCTTTGACCTGTCTGGCTATTGTCAGACTGCCGTTCCAGCCGCCCAATCATCCGCTGGCTGAAGCGAAGTCTGAGCTGCTTCAGGCACAGAAGAAGAATCCGTTCATGAAGCTGTCCGTCCCGCAGGCCGTAATCCGCTTCAAGCAAGGCTTCGGGCGGTTGGTACGCACCGCGCAGGACCGCGGAATCGTTATTGTATATGATACCAGGG
- a CDS encoding biotin--[acetyl-CoA-carboxylase] ligase → MKSDDTLPSGHMKRETFVSSWPGEIVRMDSVASTQEEAKKLAENGAPEGTAIMAEEQTGGRGRMGRKWHSPRGKGIWMSLVLRPNLPLSLTPQLTLLAGVAVCTAIREVTGVPAGIKWPNDLLAGGRKICGILLESSLREGGLHYCIAGIGIAVNLTREDYPSELQEVGTSLLIEGGGIPVDRTRLAEAVLAELEFLYIQYIEQGFRPIRELWESMSVTLGRKVCVNTPQGRTEATAVGLDDNGGLRLRNSAGEITSVLSGEIEMI, encoded by the coding sequence ATGAAGAGTGATGATACGCTGCCGTCCGGCCATATGAAGCGGGAGACCTTTGTTTCAAGCTGGCCTGGCGAAATCGTACGGATGGATTCGGTGGCGTCTACACAAGAGGAGGCCAAGAAGCTGGCCGAGAACGGTGCCCCTGAGGGCACCGCGATTATGGCCGAGGAGCAGACCGGCGGCCGGGGCAGAATGGGCCGCAAGTGGCATTCCCCGCGCGGCAAGGGAATCTGGATGAGCCTGGTGCTGCGTCCGAATCTCCCGCTGTCCCTGACCCCGCAGCTGACTCTGCTGGCAGGTGTAGCTGTCTGCACGGCGATCCGTGAGGTTACCGGGGTTCCTGCCGGCATCAAGTGGCCTAATGATCTGCTGGCCGGCGGACGCAAAATTTGCGGCATTCTGCTTGAATCCTCACTTAGGGAAGGCGGCCTTCATTACTGTATCGCCGGAATCGGCATTGCCGTTAATTTGACCCGTGAAGATTACCCTTCTGAACTGCAGGAGGTGGGAACCTCCCTGCTGATTGAAGGGGGCGGCATTCCCGTTGACCGTACTAGGCTTGCGGAAGCGGTGCTGGCTGAGCTCGAATTTCTGTACATTCAATACATAGAGCAGGGCTTCCGGCCTATTCGGGAGCTCTGGGAGTCGATGTCGGTTACGCTGGGCCGCAAGGTGTGTGTGAATACGCCGCAAGGCCGCACCGAAGCCACGGCCGTTGGTCTGGATGACAACGGAGGACTGCGGCTGCGCAATAGCGCAGGTGAGATTACCAGCGTGCTGTCAGGGGAAATCGAAATGATCTGA
- a CDS encoding tetratricopeptide repeat protein: MFQHLFAEMNKMLQEISADYPTAEGARRNDLLSKYNMLHRISDDVMDEWLAFAEKLSQFRDQADFQPQPEQEIPEEEAPELAMDAFVRGQGYYKLLMYRKCIEQFKEVTARHPDSLAARLYLAMANLQEGEGETAWGHLNHMLGLIREAKLKAMIYNALGCIRASQERFNEASELFSLSLLHDPALPEPNVNLEVCRKRGGKLQFGQQLVSLL, from the coding sequence GTGTTTCAACATTTATTTGCTGAGATGAACAAGATGCTGCAGGAGATCAGTGCTGACTATCCTACTGCGGAGGGTGCCCGCCGCAACGACCTTTTATCCAAATATAATATGCTCCACAGGATCAGCGATGATGTAATGGATGAATGGCTGGCCTTTGCTGAGAAGCTTAGCCAGTTCCGCGATCAGGCAGATTTTCAGCCACAGCCGGAGCAGGAAATCCCTGAGGAGGAAGCGCCAGAGCTTGCTATGGATGCTTTTGTCAGGGGTCAGGGGTATTATAAGCTGCTTATGTACCGCAAATGTATTGAGCAGTTCAAGGAAGTCACTGCACGGCATCCGGACAGTCTGGCTGCCCGGCTGTATCTGGCCATGGCTAATCTGCAGGAGGGTGAAGGGGAGACGGCATGGGGGCATCTGAATCATATGCTCGGCCTCATCCGTGAAGCGAAGCTGAAGGCGATGATTTATAATGCGCTTGGCTGCATCAGAGCTTCTCAGGAACGTTTTAATGAAGCTAGTGAGCTGTTCAGTCTTTCTCTGCTGCATGATCCCGCTCTTCCTGAGCCGAACGTTAACCTGGAGGTTTGCCGCAAGCGGGGCGGGAAGCTTCAGTTCGGACAACAGCTGGTCTCGCTTTTATAA